One genomic window of Vibrio natriegens NBRC 15636 = ATCC 14048 = DSM 759 includes the following:
- a CDS encoding CoA-acylating methylmalonate-semialdehyde dehydrogenase has product MEVISHFIDGDKFSHSGSTIDVYNPATGEPIRQVEMGTSETVNQAIESAKRAYPAWSKTPPLKRARIMFAFKDLLEANQDQIARLISEEHGKTIEDSLGELQRGIENVEYACGAPELLKGEYTRGTGPGINAWSDHKPVGIVAGITPFNFPAMVPLWMYPLAVVCGNCFILKPSEKVPASTLFIVELLHKAGLPNGVLSVVNGGKEVVDALIEAPEVKAMSFVGSTPVAEYIYSEGTKRGKRVQALGGAKNHAIIMPDAEVSSTINSLMGAAFGSCGERCMAISVAVCVGDEVADNLVKELTPLIQELRVGAFTQNSVDMGPVIAKEHLEKISGYIESGAEAGAELVVDGRGLSVPDFSAGYFIGGSLFDRVTPDMKIYTDEIFGPVLCVVRVKSLEEGIELINQHEFGNGTCIFTRDGETAEIFCDEVEAGMVGVNVPLPVPVAYHSFGGWKRSLFGDLHAYGPDGVRFYTRRKSITQKWPKPQTNEAAQFAFPSNK; this is encoded by the coding sequence ATGGAAGTTATTTCTCACTTTATTGACGGAGACAAGTTCTCACACTCAGGTTCGACGATTGATGTTTACAACCCGGCGACAGGTGAGCCGATTCGCCAAGTAGAAATGGGTACGTCTGAAACCGTGAATCAGGCAATAGAATCAGCGAAACGTGCCTATCCAGCTTGGAGTAAAACGCCTCCGCTAAAACGAGCGCGTATCATGTTTGCGTTCAAGGATCTTTTGGAAGCGAATCAAGATCAGATTGCGCGTTTGATCAGTGAAGAGCATGGTAAAACGATAGAAGATTCTCTCGGCGAACTGCAGCGTGGTATCGAGAATGTGGAATACGCTTGTGGTGCACCAGAGTTATTAAAAGGCGAATACACCCGAGGAACCGGACCGGGCATTAATGCATGGAGTGATCACAAACCTGTCGGCATCGTCGCTGGTATTACACCATTTAACTTCCCTGCAATGGTGCCGCTTTGGATGTATCCACTTGCGGTTGTTTGCGGTAACTGTTTTATCCTCAAGCCGTCAGAGAAGGTACCGGCTTCTACCTTATTTATTGTTGAGTTATTGCATAAGGCAGGGTTGCCAAATGGCGTATTAAGCGTGGTAAATGGCGGCAAAGAGGTTGTTGACGCGTTGATCGAAGCTCCGGAAGTGAAAGCGATGAGCTTCGTTGGCTCGACGCCTGTTGCGGAATATATTTATTCGGAAGGCACTAAGCGCGGTAAACGAGTACAGGCACTTGGTGGCGCGAAGAACCATGCGATCATTATGCCGGATGCCGAAGTATCGAGCACCATCAACTCACTGATGGGTGCGGCATTTGGCTCTTGTGGTGAACGCTGTATGGCGATTTCAGTTGCGGTGTGTGTGGGTGATGAAGTCGCAGATAACTTGGTGAAAGAATTGACCCCGCTTATCCAAGAATTGCGAGTCGGAGCCTTTACTCAGAACTCGGTGGACATGGGACCAGTGATTGCGAAAGAGCATTTAGAGAAGATTTCCGGTTATATTGAAAGCGGTGCTGAGGCTGGTGCTGAATTAGTTGTGGATGGCCGAGGGCTTTCGGTTCCTGATTTCTCGGCTGGCTACTTTATCGGTGGCAGCTTGTTCGATAGAGTGACACCAGACATGAAGATTTACACTGATGAAATCTTTGGCCCTGTGTTGTGTGTGGTCCGTGTTAAGTCCCTTGAAGAGGGGATTGAGCTTATTAACCAGCATGAGTTTGGTAACGGGACTTGCATCTTTACACGCGATGGTGAAACGGCTGAGATATTCTGCGACGAAGTGGAAGCTGGCATGGTTGGTGTCAATGTACCGCTTCCTGTCCCGGTGGCTTACCATAGCTTTGGTGGCTGGAAACGTTCGTTGTTTGGCGATCTCCATGCGTATGGCCCTGATGGCGTGCGCTTCTACACTCGCCGTAAATCCATTACTCAGAAATGGCCAAAGCCGCAAACTAACGAAGCGGCGCAATTTGCATTTCCAAGTAACAAGTAA
- a CDS encoding LysR family transcriptional regulator, whose translation MLSLEQVRMLVLSAELGSFSACARKMGKVQSAVSHGISTLEIDLGIELFDRSARSPKLTPAGERLIRSAKNLLAQADEFEKIAQSIERSEESQLTIAIDDGVYNPKFADLFKRLDNHFPTIQIDVLSLASGDISAEVANGDVDIGVMFTEFEQLKQVDFCYVGSIDYLPVCHPNYPLAEIDVELQSDLAPFRQLAIRGKSKVESQALISIAPKVWWSSSHYSALELVKQQVGWAYLPSFLVNDSIKSGELHKIKVAFDHKPWNAPVDLVFKKGRMHGPVFQWLFDELKQIFTPTT comes from the coding sequence ATGTTGAGTTTGGAACAAGTTAGGATGTTGGTACTCTCTGCGGAGCTAGGGTCATTTTCTGCCTGTGCAAGGAAAATGGGCAAGGTTCAATCTGCGGTTAGCCATGGTATCAGTACCTTAGAGATTGATTTAGGCATCGAATTGTTTGACCGTTCAGCCAGAAGCCCCAAGTTAACCCCCGCGGGTGAACGTTTGATACGCAGTGCGAAAAACTTGTTGGCGCAGGCAGACGAATTCGAAAAAATTGCTCAATCCATTGAACGATCGGAAGAAAGCCAGCTGACGATAGCCATTGACGACGGCGTTTATAATCCAAAGTTCGCCGATTTGTTTAAGCGTTTGGACAATCACTTTCCTACGATTCAAATCGATGTGCTGAGTTTAGCGTCTGGCGATATTTCTGCTGAAGTTGCAAATGGTGATGTTGATATCGGAGTGATGTTCACCGAGTTTGAACAGTTAAAGCAAGTCGACTTCTGTTATGTTGGAAGCATTGATTACCTTCCTGTTTGTCATCCGAATTATCCGCTTGCAGAAATTGATGTCGAGCTGCAATCTGATCTGGCACCGTTTCGACAACTGGCGATCCGAGGAAAATCAAAAGTAGAATCGCAGGCTTTGATCAGCATTGCACCTAAAGTTTGGTGGAGTTCAAGCCATTACAGCGCTTTAGAGCTCGTTAAACAACAGGTTGGCTGGGCTTATTTGCCATCATTTTTAGTCAACGACTCAATAAAGTCCGGTGAACTACATAAAATTAAAGTGGCATTCGACCACAAGCCCTGGAATGCACCTGTCGATTTAGTCTTTAAAAAGGGAAGAATGCATGGGCCAGTATTTCAGTGGTTATTTGACGAACTCAAACAGATATTCACACCGACTACTTAA
- a CDS encoding aromatic amino acid transporter — protein sequence MNKNPSLVGGSCIIASVCVGAGMLGLPSASAGAWTVWSILAILLTMVVMTISGWMLLEAFKEYDLKVSFNTVTKELLGKKVNFINNLTVYFVGGILLYAYITSSGLIIQNLLNIDSKSASVIFVAVFSAFVWHSTRAVDRISVLLILFMILSFVFGVSGLAANIDTSILLDTISQESQYAPYAMAILPVALTSFGYHHSVASMRAYYGEENKAKNAILGGTVIASVLYLLWLTSIFGNLPRVDFGPVIEQGGNVDVLLSSLGSVIESEKVRQAINSFSMAAILSSFIGVGLGVFDFLADLFKFEDNRTGRAKTWAVTFVPPLVLSVLFPFGFVSAIGYAGAAATVWTCIIPALLVRKARKTSGTKDGFRAPGGQPMLMGVIFFGVVTAAFHFMNMMGILPTYSG from the coding sequence ATGAATAAAAACCCATCTTTAGTCGGTGGCTCCTGCATTATTGCCAGTGTCTGTGTTGGTGCAGGTATGCTTGGTTTGCCAAGTGCCAGTGCAGGTGCCTGGACAGTGTGGTCCATTCTCGCGATTTTATTGACCATGGTCGTGATGACAATATCGGGATGGATGTTGTTGGAAGCGTTTAAAGAATATGATTTAAAAGTTTCCTTTAATACCGTAACCAAAGAGCTACTGGGTAAAAAAGTTAACTTTATTAATAACCTGACCGTCTATTTTGTCGGTGGTATTTTACTTTATGCCTATATTACGTCTTCTGGGTTAATTATTCAGAACTTGCTCAATATCGATAGCAAAAGCGCTTCTGTTATTTTTGTGGCCGTATTTTCTGCTTTCGTATGGCATTCAACAAGAGCGGTAGACCGAATCTCAGTTCTGTTGATTCTGTTCATGATACTTAGCTTCGTGTTTGGTGTTTCGGGGCTGGCAGCCAATATAGACACCTCTATTCTGCTAGACACCATCAGTCAGGAATCACAGTACGCACCCTACGCAATGGCAATTTTACCTGTGGCTCTGACGTCATTTGGTTACCACCACTCCGTTGCTTCTATGCGTGCCTACTACGGTGAAGAAAACAAAGCTAAAAATGCAATTTTGGGCGGTACAGTGATCGCTTCTGTTCTGTATTTATTATGGCTGACAAGCATCTTTGGTAATTTGCCTCGCGTTGATTTTGGCCCGGTCATTGAACAAGGGGGTAACGTAGATGTGCTGCTAAGTTCACTTGGCTCTGTGATTGAATCAGAAAAAGTGAGGCAGGCGATTAACAGCTTTTCAATGGCCGCGATTCTTTCTTCTTTTATTGGTGTGGGTTTAGGCGTGTTTGATTTCCTGGCTGACCTATTTAAATTTGAAGACAACCGCACAGGTCGAGCGAAAACATGGGCCGTAACTTTTGTCCCACCTCTGGTTTTATCCGTGCTGTTTCCATTTGGATTTGTTAGCGCCATTGGTTATGCCGGAGCCGCTGCAACCGTATGGACCTGTATTATTCCAGCACTGTTAGTGAGAAAAGCGCGCAAAACATCCGGCACGAAAGACGGGTTTAGAGCTCCTGGTGGGCAACCAATGCTCATGGGCGTCATCTTCTTTGGTGTCGTGACTGCCGCCTTCCATTTTATGAACATGATGGGAATACTGCCGACGTATTCTGGCTAG
- a CDS encoding glutathione S-transferase family protein → MKLYIGNQNYSSWSLRAWLIFMQYDIDVEIEKIKLFTDEFYNTLEDITPTAKVPTLVCNDVTVWDSLAILEYVNEAFLDGKAWPQSLTERAKARAISAEMHSGFMALRNEMPMNCRAKRTVTLSKDALKDIERIDQIWSLQMEQYPDGWLFGEWSIADAMYAPVVLRTLTYGIKLSEKATQYQQKVLNSDTMQRWLTEASLETDIVEEDEAGEPI, encoded by the coding sequence ATGAAACTTTATATCGGCAATCAAAACTACTCGAGCTGGTCTCTCAGAGCATGGCTTATCTTCATGCAATACGACATCGACGTTGAGATCGAGAAAATCAAACTGTTTACGGACGAATTTTACAACACACTGGAGGACATTACACCAACCGCCAAGGTGCCTACTTTGGTTTGCAATGATGTTACCGTGTGGGACTCACTGGCGATTCTCGAGTACGTAAACGAAGCTTTCTTAGACGGTAAGGCGTGGCCACAATCTCTTACTGAGCGAGCCAAAGCAAGAGCTATATCAGCTGAAATGCATTCAGGATTTATGGCACTACGTAACGAGATGCCAATGAACTGTCGCGCTAAGAGAACGGTAACTTTGAGCAAAGACGCGCTTAAAGACATCGAGCGTATTGACCAAATCTGGTCACTGCAAATGGAACAATACCCGGATGGTTGGCTATTTGGAGAGTGGTCAATTGCAGATGCGATGTATGCACCTGTGGTACTGCGCACGCTTACTTACGGCATCAAACTGTCAGAAAAGGCAACCCAATATCAGCAGAAAGTCCTGAATAGCGACACCATGCAGCGTTGGCTAACGGAAGCCAGCCTTGAAACGGACATCGTCGAAGAAGATGAAGCGGGTGAGCCGATCTAG
- a CDS encoding LysR family transcriptional regulator produces the protein MKKLNNKNRSIINQITDFDIKLIRLFKTVVECGSYTAAEPVLGITKSAISLQMSDLEKRLNMKLCHRGRGGITLTDEGEAVLESADILLASIEQFRNDVNQINNELRGELNIALVNNLVTQPHMKITRALKHIRKMSEKININITMSTPADIEKGLIDGRFHVGAFPANNKSNNFDYRTLYNENYFLYCSNEHPLFMESDQNIERLKQTNSVITRHRMSPEVTDLYQKLKCSATASDHEGIAFLILTGTYIGFLPQHYADYWSNTGKMRPLFPDTFHFSSDISLVTRSGLKHNQILDKFLEIIE, from the coding sequence ATGAAAAAGCTCAACAATAAAAACCGAAGCATCATTAATCAGATCACCGACTTTGATATCAAACTAATCCGCCTGTTTAAAACCGTTGTCGAGTGCGGCAGCTATACCGCAGCAGAACCCGTTCTTGGCATTACAAAATCAGCCATATCGTTACAAATGAGTGATCTTGAAAAACGGCTAAATATGAAGCTTTGTCATCGCGGGCGAGGTGGTATTACCCTGACTGACGAAGGCGAAGCGGTGTTAGAATCCGCCGATATTCTGCTGGCTTCGATTGAGCAGTTTCGCAATGACGTAAACCAAATCAATAATGAACTGCGCGGCGAACTTAATATCGCGCTAGTCAATAATTTAGTCACTCAGCCACACATGAAGATAACTCGCGCGCTAAAGCATATTCGGAAGATGAGTGAAAAAATTAATATCAACATCACGATGTCGACCCCAGCAGATATCGAAAAAGGCTTAATCGACGGACGGTTTCATGTCGGCGCATTCCCTGCCAATAACAAAAGTAACAACTTTGATTACCGCACTTTGTACAACGAAAATTATTTCCTCTACTGCAGCAATGAGCACCCATTGTTTATGGAAAGTGATCAGAATATAGAGCGCCTTAAACAGACCAATTCGGTCATCACAAGACACCGAATGTCTCCCGAAGTCACCGATCTGTATCAAAAGCTAAAATGCTCGGCGACGGCGTCCGATCACGAAGGTATCGCTTTCCTTATATTGACAGGGACTTACATCGGGTTTCTACCGCAGCATTACGCCGATTATTGGAGTAATACCGGGAAAATGCGACCGTTGTTTCCCGATACGTTTCACTTCAGTTCTGACATATCCTTGGTGACCAGAAGCGGGTTAAAACACAACCAAATACTAGATAAGTTCTTAGAAATCATAGAGTAA
- a CDS encoding DMT family transporter — MSWLYLVLAGLTEIGWPVGLKVAQSGHKVLGITMAVVFMAISGALLFAAQRAIPMGTAYAVWTGIGAAGTFLVGVYFYGDPTSMVRYIGIMLILSGVVMLKLGH; from the coding sequence ATGAGCTGGTTATATTTAGTTTTAGCTGGTCTTACGGAAATTGGATGGCCGGTTGGATTGAAAGTTGCTCAATCTGGGCACAAGGTGTTAGGGATAACGATGGCAGTGGTATTCATGGCGATAAGCGGCGCGTTGCTATTTGCAGCGCAGCGAGCGATCCCGATGGGTACCGCATACGCAGTTTGGACAGGCATTGGCGCAGCCGGAACATTTCTTGTCGGCGTTTATTTCTACGGAGACCCGACTTCCATGGTTCGCTACATCGGCATCATGCTGATTTTGTCTGGCGTGGTCATGTTGAAGCTTGGTCACTAA
- a CDS encoding LysR family transcriptional regulator, protein MDIDALRSLLAFAETGSFTRAAKQINRTQSAFSAQMRKLEDELNIRLFEKEGRNLVLSEAGLALRAHAEQLVALHNKAVTQVRRYHDKLPLRLGCPEDYNDAILPKVISILKKAEPTCSIQVFSQPSVTLREWLDEGKLDAAILTRSAKSEEGHWLAHDKGVWIASQDYQTDKTKPLPLALFQPDCKYHAAAIDGLTKRGISYQLLACCNTASAQRAIVREGLAIGAMGRLSVTSDLQILDDMPPLPAVDIVLVSGVTPHPLLSSFDLTIADFSLIE, encoded by the coding sequence ATGGATATTGATGCTTTAAGAAGCCTTCTGGCATTTGCAGAAACAGGCAGTTTTACGCGAGCAGCGAAGCAGATTAATCGAACCCAGTCGGCATTCAGTGCTCAGATGCGTAAATTGGAAGATGAACTGAATATTCGCCTGTTTGAAAAAGAAGGACGTAATCTGGTGCTCAGCGAAGCTGGCCTTGCGTTACGAGCTCATGCTGAGCAACTGGTCGCTTTACACAACAAAGCGGTGACCCAGGTACGCCGTTATCACGATAAGCTGCCACTGAGGTTAGGCTGTCCGGAAGACTACAACGATGCCATTTTGCCGAAAGTCATCTCGATTCTAAAAAAGGCGGAACCAACCTGTTCTATTCAAGTGTTTAGCCAACCCAGCGTCACACTGAGAGAATGGCTGGATGAAGGAAAATTAGACGCCGCTATACTCACGCGCTCCGCTAAAAGTGAAGAAGGGCATTGGCTTGCTCACGATAAAGGGGTGTGGATTGCCAGTCAGGATTACCAAACGGATAAGACTAAGCCTTTACCATTGGCACTTTTCCAGCCGGATTGTAAATACCACGCTGCTGCAATCGATGGTCTAACTAAAAGAGGTATCTCTTACCAGCTGTTAGCGTGTTGTAATACCGCGTCAGCGCAAAGGGCAATAGTTCGAGAGGGGCTGGCTATTGGTGCAATGGGACGATTAAGTGTCACCAGCGACCTACAGATTCTCGATGATATGCCACCGTTGCCTGCAGTCGACATTGTGTTAGTTTCTGGAGTAACGCCGCACCCACTGCTCAGCTCGTTCGACCTGACTATCGCTGACTTTTCTTTGATTGAGTAA
- a CDS encoding aspartate aminotransferase family protein, with the protein MSNYKFAQDGIDTDLSAHWMAFTSNRSFHQNPRIITQAQGAWLKDANGRDIYDSLSGLWTCGAGHGRQEIQKAVAEQLGTLDYSPAFQFGHELSFKLADKIVEKMPEGLDHVLFTGSGSECADTSLKLARAYWRVKGKASKTKLIGRARGYHGVNVGGTSLGGIGGNRKTFGQLFDADHIPHTLQPELAFTKGCAETGGVELANEFLKLIELHDASNIAAIIVEPMSGSAGVIVPPKGYLQRLREICDQHDILLIFDEVITAYGRMGCWTGAEYFGVTPDIMNTAKQLTNGAIPMGAVITSHEIYQAFMEQDLPPHMIEFAHGYTYSAHPVACAAGLATLDLLEKDALIQQSSELAPIFENKLHAIKGANHVLDIRNCGLAGAIQIAPRDNDPTIRPFECTLDLWEKGFYVRSGGDTIQFGPNFNAKAEDLERLFDAVYETLNQLN; encoded by the coding sequence ATGAGTAACTACAAATTTGCACAAGACGGAATCGATACAGATCTTTCTGCTCATTGGATGGCATTTACTTCCAATCGCAGCTTTCACCAAAATCCCCGCATCATCACTCAAGCTCAAGGCGCCTGGCTCAAAGATGCCAATGGTCGTGATATCTATGACTCGCTGTCTGGGCTTTGGACGTGTGGCGCTGGCCATGGTCGTCAGGAGATTCAAAAAGCGGTAGCAGAGCAGTTAGGGACTCTCGATTACTCTCCTGCGTTTCAATTTGGTCACGAGCTCTCCTTTAAACTGGCAGATAAAATCGTCGAGAAGATGCCAGAAGGGCTCGATCATGTGCTGTTTACTGGCTCTGGTTCGGAATGTGCTGACACCTCACTTAAGTTGGCAAGAGCTTATTGGCGTGTCAAAGGCAAAGCGTCGAAAACCAAGCTGATTGGTCGCGCCCGTGGCTACCATGGCGTTAACGTTGGCGGCACCAGCCTGGGTGGCATTGGCGGCAATAGAAAGACGTTCGGTCAGCTGTTTGATGCCGACCATATTCCTCACACCCTGCAACCCGAATTAGCCTTTACAAAAGGTTGCGCGGAAACGGGTGGTGTGGAACTTGCGAATGAGTTTTTGAAGCTCATTGAACTTCATGACGCATCCAATATTGCCGCAATTATTGTAGAGCCAATGTCGGGCTCTGCGGGCGTGATTGTGCCGCCGAAAGGTTACCTACAGCGTCTGCGCGAAATCTGTGACCAGCATGACATCTTACTGATCTTCGATGAAGTCATTACGGCATACGGGCGCATGGGATGCTGGACTGGTGCTGAGTATTTTGGCGTGACGCCAGATATTATGAACACCGCGAAGCAGCTTACCAATGGCGCAATCCCAATGGGCGCAGTGATTACGTCTCATGAAATCTATCAGGCATTTATGGAGCAGGACTTACCTCCTCATATGATCGAGTTTGCTCACGGCTATACTTATTCCGCTCATCCCGTCGCGTGTGCCGCAGGGTTGGCAACATTAGACCTGTTGGAAAAAGACGCGTTAATCCAACAGTCGAGCGAGCTGGCACCGATTTTTGAAAATAAACTGCATGCGATAAAAGGTGCAAACCACGTTCTCGACATCAGAAACTGCGGCTTAGCCGGAGCGATTCAGATCGCACCGAGAGACAATGATCCAACGATTAGGCCGTTCGAATGTACATTAGACCTGTGGGAAAAAGGATTCTATGTACGGTCTGGTGGCGACACGATTCAATTCGGTCCAAATTTTAATGCCAAAGCTGAAGATCTAGAGCGCTTATTCGACGCGGTTTACGAGACATTGAATCAACTAAATTAA
- a CDS encoding alpha/beta fold hydrolase, which produces MSNDIVLIRGLFRGQYHWGEFSLLLSELLPNQRVIAVDIPGTGALSDEKSPCSIEEMVESIRFQLATNAQVDIVAISMGGMIALKWAELYPNQVRRVVCINTSSRGFSPFYQRLKPVNYLKIMKALFSRPEQKESIIYSMVSNKPISETVIDDWVMLNRLYPTTASNFFRQLLAAMTFRANKPVNEILFISSLEDNLVSHTATEAPAKAWNMPIIYNHSDGHDIPLDNPEWLAYKVIRYLKLDEEGQTPP; this is translated from the coding sequence ATGAGTAATGACATCGTCTTAATTAGAGGGCTTTTTCGTGGTCAGTACCATTGGGGCGAGTTTTCACTGCTGCTGAGTGAACTCCTTCCAAACCAGAGAGTTATCGCTGTAGATATTCCCGGTACTGGTGCTCTGTCGGATGAGAAATCACCATGCTCAATAGAGGAAATGGTTGAGAGTATACGTTTTCAGCTGGCAACCAATGCTCAGGTTGATATCGTCGCGATTTCAATGGGAGGAATGATTGCGCTGAAGTGGGCAGAGCTGTATCCCAATCAGGTGAGGCGGGTTGTTTGTATTAATACCAGCAGCCGGGGATTTAGTCCTTTTTATCAGCGATTAAAGCCCGTGAACTATCTCAAAATCATGAAAGCGTTGTTTTCGCGCCCAGAGCAAAAAGAGTCGATCATTTACTCCATGGTATCGAATAAGCCGATAAGCGAAACGGTAATCGATGATTGGGTTATGTTGAATCGACTCTACCCAACCACGGCGTCGAACTTTTTTCGGCAATTACTCGCAGCCATGACGTTCAGGGCGAACAAACCGGTAAACGAAATCCTATTTATCTCGTCTCTCGAAGATAATCTCGTCAGTCATACCGCGACAGAAGCCCCTGCTAAGGCTTGGAACATGCCTATTATCTACAACCATAGTGACGGGCACGATATTCCTTTGGATAATCCTGAATGGTTGGCTTACAAAGTGATTCGGTATTTAAAACTGGATGAAGAAGGACAAACGCCACCTTAG
- a CDS encoding RidA family protein, translating into MTIERIESTERMSRIVKHNGTIYLCGQTAGDAAWDITEQTERCLAKIDALLETAGSHRDKLLSVTIYLRDMKDFAEMNKVWDAWVANGEKPARACVEARMARDVILVEMSVTAAQ; encoded by the coding sequence ATGACAATTGAAAGAATAGAATCCACAGAGCGTATGAGCCGTATTGTTAAACACAACGGTACTATTTATCTTTGTGGCCAGACAGCTGGTGATGCGGCTTGGGATATTACCGAGCAAACAGAGCGCTGCCTCGCTAAGATTGATGCCTTACTAGAAACAGCAGGCAGCCATCGCGATAAGCTCCTATCCGTTACCATCTACCTTCGCGATATGAAAGACTTCGCCGAGATGAACAAAGTGTGGGATGCATGGGTTGCGAACGGAGAAAAACCTGCGCGCGCATGTGTTGAAGCTCGCATGGCAAGAGATGTTATTCTGGTAGAAATGTCCGTGACGGCCGCTCAATAG
- a CDS encoding YggL family protein: protein MATKRSRRLRKKLYVDEFKVLGFSFFCHLNLTNEEECDLLINDFLSFLEGRGLVMGGGADLSSFDGFVVPERRYDSASEDDRVAVEQWLTAHNACSEVEVSPLVDANQPE from the coding sequence ATGGCGACTAAACGATCGAGAAGATTAAGAAAAAAGCTGTATGTCGACGAGTTTAAAGTGTTGGGGTTTTCATTTTTTTGTCATTTGAACTTAACGAATGAAGAGGAGTGCGATCTTCTTATCAATGATTTCTTGTCGTTTTTAGAGGGGCGAGGTTTAGTCATGGGTGGTGGTGCTGATCTCTCTAGCTTTGATGGTTTTGTGGTTCCTGAGCGTAGGTATGATTCAGCTTCAGAAGATGACCGTGTCGCCGTTGAACAATGGTTAACAGCACACAATGCATGCTCTGAAGTCGAGGTTAGCCCTTTAGTTGATGCCAATCAACCCGAATAA
- a CDS encoding DoxX family protein, whose amino-acid sequence MGELLNFIDRILAKPDLGKLVLRVSFAFLFLLHGIHKVIGGTEFIQGLLVDHGLPAFVAYGVYLGEVVAPILMIIGLYTRLASVVVAGTCLMVIYLLNMGDLFALNKFGAWAVEGIGVYLFASIAIMFLGSGKYALKPDAQ is encoded by the coding sequence ATGGGTGAACTATTAAATTTTATCGATAGAATATTGGCAAAACCCGATCTGGGTAAATTGGTGTTACGTGTCAGTTTTGCTTTCCTATTTTTATTGCACGGCATCCATAAAGTGATTGGCGGAACCGAGTTTATACAAGGCTTGTTGGTCGACCATGGTCTGCCTGCATTTGTAGCCTACGGGGTTTACTTAGGTGAAGTGGTTGCCCCAATCCTAATGATTATTGGCTTATACACTCGCTTGGCTTCTGTTGTTGTCGCTGGCACTTGTTTAATGGTTATCTATCTCTTAAACATGGGAGATTTGTTCGCTTTAAATAAGTTTGGCGCATGGGCGGTTGAAGGCATTGGTGTTTATTTGTTTGCTTCAATTGCAATTATGTTTCTTGGTTCAGGCAAGTACGCATTAAAGCCTGACGCACAGTAA